In Meriones unguiculatus strain TT.TT164.6M chromosome 17, Bangor_MerUng_6.1, whole genome shotgun sequence, a single window of DNA contains:
- the LOC110540851 gene encoding olfactory receptor 5K1 encodes MVEENHTMKYEFILTGFTDHPEMKALLFVVFFAIYLITMVGNMGLMILISKEHSLHTPMYIFLGNLALVDSCCACAITPKMLGSFFSEDRIISLYECMAQFYFLCTVETADCFLLAAMAYDRYVAICNPLQYHTMMSKKLCLQMTTGAFIAGNLHSMIHVGLLFRLAFCGSNQINHFYCDILPLYRLSCIDPYVNELVLFVFSGSIQVFTVGSVLISYIYIVFTIFQMKSKEGRVKAFSTCASHFLSVSLFYGSLFFMYIRPNLLEEGDKDIPAAILFTIVVPLLNPFIYSLRNKEVKNVLQKILMKKKISKNFKHASAIP; translated from the coding sequence ATGGTTGAAGAAAATCACACCATGAAATATGAGTTTATCCTCACAGGATTTACAGACCATCCAGAAATGAAGGCCCTTCTGTTTGTGGTATTCTTTGCcatctatctgatcaccatggtaGGAAACATGGGCCTGATGATTCTGATTTCCAAAGAACATTCTCTTCACACCCCAATGTACATCTTTCTGGGCAACCTGGCTCTCGTAGATTCTTGTTGTGCCTGTGCTATTACCCCTAAAATGTTGGGGAGCTTTTTTTCTGAAGACAGAATAATCTCTCTGTATGAATGCATGgcacaattttattttctctgcacTGTTGAAACTGCAGACTGCTTTCTTCTGGCAGcaatggcctatgaccgctatgtggccatatGCAACCCACTGCAGTATCACACCATGATGTCCAAGAAGCTCTGCCTTCAGATGACCACAGGAGCCTTCATAGCTGGAAACTTGCATTCCATGATTCATGTGGGGCTACTGTTTAGACTAGCATTCTGTGGGTCTAATCAAATCAACCACTTTTATTGTGACATTCTTCCTTTGTACAGACTCTCCTGTATTGACCCCTATGTCAATGAGCTTGTGCTCTTTGTCTTTTCAGGCTCAATTCAAGTCTTCACAGTAGGTAGTGTCCTCATCTCTTACATTTACATTGTTTTTACAATTTTCCAGATGAAATCGAAAGAGGGAAGGGTCAAAGCCTTCTCCACCTGTGCATCtcactttctttctgtttcactATTCTACGGATCTCTTTTCTTCATGTATATTAGACCAAATTTGCTTGAAGAAGGTGATAAGGATATACCGGCTGCTATTTTGTTTACAATAGTGGTTCCCTTACTAAACCCTTTCATTTATAGCTTGAGAAATAAGGAAGTAAAGAATGTCTTGCAGAAaattctaatgaaaaaaaaaatctcaaaaaattttAAGCACGCATCTGCTATACCTTAA
- the LOC110540852 gene encoding olfactory receptor Olfr180 — protein MRLEKTNYSLTTEFVLVGFTDQPDLKILLFLVFSAIYLITMVGNLGLVALIYMERRLHTPMYIFLGNLALMDSCCSCAITPKMLENFFSVDRRISLDECMTQFYFLCLAETADCFLLAAMAYDRYVAICNPLQYHTMMSKKLSVHMSIGTFIASNLHSLIHVLCLLRLTFCKSNRIDHFFCDILPLYRLSCTDPFINELMIYIFSMPIQVFTISTVLVSYFCILCTIFKMKSKDGRGKAFSTCGSHFFSVSIFYICLLMYIRPFEEGNKDIPVAVFYTIIIPLLNPFIYSLRNKEVINAVKKVIKTYSILKKSSPAH, from the coding sequence ATGAGACTGGAGAAGACAAATTACTCTTTGACAACAGAGTTCGTCCTGGTGGGATTCACAGACCAACCAGACCTGAAGATCCTTCTGTTCCTGGTGTTCTCTGCcatctatctgatcaccatggtgGGGAATCTCGGGCTGGTGGCCTTGATCTACATGGAACGCCGTCTCCACACACCCATGTACATCTTTCTGGGTAACCTGGCTCTGATGGACTCCTGCTGCTCCTGTGCCATCACTCCCAAGATGCTAGAGAACTTCTTTTCTGTGGACAGAAGGATTTCCCTAGATGAATGCATGACACAGTTCTATTTTCTCTGTCTTGCTGAGACTGCAGACTGCTTTCTTCTGGCAGcaatggcctatgaccgctatgtggccatatGCAACCCACTGCAGTACCACACCATGATGTCCAAGAAGCTCTCTGTTCACATGAGCATAGGCACCTTCATAGCCAGTAACCTGCACTCCCTGATTCATGTACTGTGTCTCTTAAGGTTAACTTTTTGTAAATCAAATCGCATTGATCACTTCTTCTGTGATATTCTTCCCTTATATAGGCTCTCCTGTACAGACCCATTTATCAATGAGCTAATGATATACATTTTTTCCATGCCAATTCAAGTCTTTACCATTTCTACTGTCTTGGTCTCATACTTCTGCATCCTTTGTActattttcaaaatgaaatccAAGGATGGAAGAGGAAAAGCATTTTCTACTTGTGGTTCCCACTTTTTTTCTGTGTCGATATTCTACATCTGCCTTCTCATGTATATTCGACCATTTGAAGAAGGGAATAAAGATATACCAGTGGCTGTGTTTTACACAATAATAATTCCTTTGTTAAACCCTTTTATTTACAGCCTGAGAAATAAGGAGGTCATAAATGCTGTTAAGAAAGTTATAAAAACTTACAGTATtttgaaaaaatcttcaccagCTCACTAA